In Dromiciops gliroides isolate mDroGli1 chromosome 5, mDroGli1.pri, whole genome shotgun sequence, the following are encoded in one genomic region:
- the LOC122728268 gene encoding 60S acidic ribosomal protein P1-like isoform X1, with translation MAVSELACIYSALILHDDEVTVTEDKINALNKAAGVNVEPFWSGLFAKALNNVNIASLICNVGVGGPAPAACGAAPAGGAAPASTAASAEEKKKEEAKKEESEESDDDMGFGLFD, from the coding sequence ATGGCCGTCTCCGAGCTCGCTTGCATCTACTCTGCTCTCATCCTTCACGACGATGAGGTTACGGTCACGGAGGATAAAATTAATGCCCTCAATAAAGCAGCAGGTGTAAATGTTGAACCATTCTGGTCTGGATTATTTGCAAAGGCCCTGAACAATGTAAACATTGCTAGTCTCATCTGCAATGTAGGAGTTGGTGGACCTGCCCCAGCAGCTTGTGGTGCTGCCCCTGCTGGAGGTGCTGCTCCTGCTAGCACAGCTGCCTCagctgaggagaagaagaaagaggaagcaaaaaaagaagagtccgaggagtctgatgatgacatgggctttggtctgtttgactaa
- the LOC122728268 gene encoding 60S acidic ribosomal protein P1-like isoform X2, with product MAVSELACIYSALILHDDEVTVTALNNVNIASLICNVGVGGPAPAACGAAPAGGAAPASTAASAEEKKKEEAKKEESEESDDDMGFGLFD from the exons ATGGCCGTCTCCGAGCTCGCTTGCATCTACTCTGCTCTCATCCTTCACGACGATGAGGTTACGGTCAC GGCCCTGAACAATGTAAACATTGCTAGTCTCATCTGCAATGTAGGAGTTGGTGGACCTGCCCCAGCAGCTTGTGGTGCTGCCCCTGCTGGAGGTGCTGCTCCTGCTAGCACAGCTGCCTCagctgaggagaagaagaaagaggaagcaaaaaaagaagagtccgaggagtctgatgatgacatgggctttggtctgtttgactaa